AGCTGAATCCGATGAAGAGCGAAGCCGTCAGAAAACCTGCATACGGGAGCGGAAGCAGCAACGCCAGCATCGCGATTCCCAGAAGTCCCAGAGAGAGTGGTATAGCAATATTCTTTATTCGGTCGTAAACAACTCCCCAGACGAAACGCCCCACCATGTTGCCGATTGAAAACAGACCGATGGCAGACGCGGCCTGCGCGGAAGTGAAATTCCATGAAATCCCTATCGGTGCCAGATTCCCTATAACAAGCAACCCTCCGAACGTACCGGCGAACATCCCTACTACGAGGGATATGAAGCGCGGCTGCCGGAGCGACTTCCCGATAACTGATCCACTGTCGTCCTTCCCTTTTATCATATCCGGCGGGAGTTTGAGAAACAGCGCGCAAACGATAAGTATCACTCCTGCAACCAATCCTACTCCCAGGAATACTTGCATCACATCAATCCCGTTACTCATCATCCCGTTAGCGATCCTGGACAGAAGAATCGCGCCACCGCCAAATCCCATAACCGCTATACCGGTTATCAAACCTCTCCTCTTCGGGTACCATTTGATGGCAGTCGCAAGAGCGCAGACATAACCGCAGCCAATGCCAATACCGGACAGAACGCCTATACCGGCAGCAAGAATCAGGAATGATCCGTTTGATTGCGAGGATAGAATGTATCCAGCAGCGAAAAAGAGA
The genomic region above belongs to Candidatus Aegiribacteria sp. and contains:
- a CDS encoding MFS transporter → MKKGIQVIVSAVVMQICLGGVYAWSIYTPVLRNVYGMTGGQTGSIFGITIAVFSVAMIFAGRFQEKYGPRVVSFIGALFFAAGYILSSQSNGSFLILAAGIGVLSGIGIGCGYVCALATAIKWYPKRRGLITGIAVMGFGGGAILLSRIANGMMSNGIDVMQVFLGVGLVAGVILIVCALFLKLPPDMIKGKDDSGSVIGKSLRQPRFISLVVGMFAGTFGGLLVIGNLAPIGISWNFTSAQAASAIGLFSIGNMVGRFVWGVVYDRIKNIAIPLSLGLLGIAMLALLLPLPYAGFLTASLFIGFSFGACFVLYAAHVATLYGSRAVGNIYPLVFLAYGVAGISGPSLGGFLYDVFSSYSYATILAVSIAWISAGVIIYLDSRGRSGNNIPAT